In Natronococcus sp. AD-5, the genomic window CATCCGGACGGCCCTCGAGCGGGGGTACTTCGCGATCCCGCGCCAGGCCAGCTCCGAGGCGGTCGCCGAGGAACTCGGGATCAGCAAGTCGGCGTTTCTCGAGCGGCTTCGCCGCGCCGAGGCGGCGCTGTTTCGGCAGATGTTTCGTTAGTCGGATCCGCTAGATACTTCTACTCGCGGATCGCTGTGCCAACCTGTGACGGACAGCATTCGGCAGCGCGTCGAGGACGACGCCTACTGCGAGACGCTGGGAATCGAACTCGCCAGCCTCGAGCCGGGGCTGGCGCGGACCCGACTCGAGGTCACCGACGAGCTGACGAACTTCCACGGCACGCCCCACGGCGGGGCGATCTACTCGCTGGCCGACGCGGCGTTCGCCGCCGCCTCGAACTCCCGCGGGGAGACCGCGGTCGCCCTCGAGACGAACATCTCGTACCTCGAGGCCGTCGACGTCGGGACCGAACTCACCGCGACGGCGACGGAGACCCACGAGTCGGGCCGGACGGCCGAGTACGAGGTCGTCGTTACCGACGAGGACGAGGAACGGGTCGCGACGTTTCGCGGCCGCGTTTACAAGCCCTGAGCGGAGAACGGCCGTCGCGGGGGCGGATCAGACGGTGACGCCGAGGTACCTGTCGAGGACCTCCTCGTCGTCCTCGAGCTCCGCGGACGTCCCCTCGTAGACGATCTCGCCCTGATTGATGAGGTAGTTGCGATCGGCGAGTTCGAGGCAGACGCGGACGTTCTGTTCGACCAGCAGGACGGTGATGCCGCGATCGTTGAGGTCCTCGACGATGTCCATCACGTCGCGGACGATGTACGGCGCGAGTCCCTCCGTCGGCTCGTCGAGCAGGACGAGGTCGGCGCCGCCGACGAGCGCGCGGGCGATCGCGAGCATCTGCTGTTCGCCGCCCGAGAGCGACGAGCCGGGATTCGACGCCCGCTCCTGCAGGTTCTCGAACGTCTCGAGCGCCTCGCCGACCGAGAGCGAATCGACGCCGGACGCGCCGCCGTAGTCGGCGAGTTCGAGGTTCTCCTCGACCGTGAGTTCGGGGAAGATCCGCCGTTCCTCCGGGACGAGTGCGAGCCCGCGCCGAACGGTCTCCGTGGCCTCGAGTGCCGTGACGTCGGTCCCGCGGTAGGTGACGGTCCCGCTCGTCGGCGTGAGGATCCCCACGATCGAGCGCAGCGTCGTCGTCTTGCCGGCTCCGTTGCGGCCGACCAGCGAGACGATCTCGCCCTCGTCGATCGACATCGACAGCTCTCGGAGGACCGTCGTTTCGCCGTACCCCGCGTCGACGTCTTCGACGGCGAGCAGCGGTTCGGAACTCATTCGATCATCCCCCCGAGGTAGGCGTCCTGTACGTTCTGGTTCTCGGCGATCTCTTCGGGCGTCCCCTCCGCGAGGATTTCGCCCCGATTCAACACGGTGATGCGGTCTGAGAGTTCCATGACGAGCTCGATGTCGTGTTCGATGAGCAACAGCGTCTGGTCGACCAGGACGTCCTCGATCAGGTCGATCGTCTCCCTGGTCTCCTCGACGCTCATGCCGGCGGTCGGTTCGTCGAACAGGACCAGTTCGGGATCGGTCGCGAGGACGACGCCGATCTCGAGCCGTCGCTTGTCGCCGTACGCGAGCGCGTTCGCCGTCTCGTCGGCGACGTCCAGCAGGCCGATCCGTTCGAGGACGCGGTCCGTCCGCTCGTTCGTCTCCTCGTACCGGTCGGTCGGTTTGAACAGCGACTCGAGGAGGGTGTACCGATCGCGGACGATCGATTGCGCGGCCAGTCTGACGTTTTCGCGGACGGTCAGCCCGCCGAAGATATTCGATATCTGGAACGATCGTCCCATTCCGAGGCGGACCCGCTCGGCGGGTGAACGCTCGGACACCTCCGTCTCGTCGAAGTAGATCGCGCCGTCGGTGATCGGTAACGCACCGGTGATCAGGTTGAACAGCGTGGTCTTGCCGGCGCCGTTCGGACCGATGATACTGCGGAACTCCCCCCGCTCGACGGCCAGATCGACGCGGTCGATGGCCGTGAACTGACCGAACCGCTTGACCAACCCCTCCGTTCGAAGGATCGGTCGGTCGTCGGGTCGTCGGTCGACCTCGGGCGTTTCGAGCGCCATCAGTCGTCACCTCCGACGCTCGAGTCGTCCGGCACCGGCTCCGGACCCGGGCCCGAGCCGCCGGTCAGGTGGGGCGCGAGCCGGGCCGGCAGCGACACCAGCCCTCGCGGGAGGAAGATGACGAACAGGACGAAGATCGTCCCGAGTACCAGTCGCCACCGCCCGGTGAAAGAAGTGAGCACCTCCTCGAGCCCGAAGAACACGGCCGACCCGATGATCGGGCCGTAGAGCGTCCCCATACCGCCGAGGATGACCATAACGATCACCTCGCCGGAATGGAGCCAGTAGGCGAACGACGGCGTCGCGTACCCCGAGTTGAGCGTGAACAGCGCCCCGGCCAGCCCGGCCAGTGCACCGCTGATCACGAACGCGCGCCGCTTGTAGACGGTCGTCCGGTAGCCGATGAACGTAGCCCGTTGCTCGTTCTCGCGGATGGACTTGAGCACCGCTCCGAACGGCGACTCGAGCATCCGCCGGGTGAGCAGGAACGAGGCGACCAGCGCCGCCAGCGCGATGTAGTAGAACAGCGACTGGCCGGTCAGCGCGACGGGGCCGACGAAGACTCCAATGTCGTTGAGACTGACGCCCAGTCCGGCGATCCCGTAGTACGCCGAGGTTCCGAACAGCCCCTCGGAGCCGCCGGTGATCTCGAGACGGTACAGCGTGTTGTAGAAGATTTCGGCGAACGCGAGGGTGATCATCGCGAAGTAGACGCCCGAGACGCGGATCGAGAGGAAGCCGACGACCCACGCGATCGCGGCGCAGACGACGATCGCGAGCGCGATCGCGGCGAACGCGGACTGGCTCACGTGCAACAGCGCGAGCGCGACCGCGTACGCGCCGAGCCCGTAGAACAGCGCGTGACCGAGCGACACCAGTCCGGTGTACCCCATCACGAAGTCCAGGCT contains:
- the paaI gene encoding hydroxyphenylacetyl-CoA thioesterase PaaI, whose translation is MTDSIRQRVEDDAYCETLGIELASLEPGLARTRLEVTDELTNFHGTPHGGAIYSLADAAFAAASNSRGETAVALETNISYLEAVDVGTELTATATETHESGRTAEYEVVVTDEDEERVATFRGRVYKP
- a CDS encoding ABC transporter ATP-binding protein, whose translation is MALETPEVDRRPDDRPILRTEGLVKRFGQFTAIDRVDLAVERGEFRSIIGPNGAGKTTLFNLITGALPITDGAIYFDETEVSERSPAERVRLGMGRSFQISNIFGGLTVRENVRLAAQSIVRDRYTLLESLFKPTDRYEETNERTDRVLERIGLLDVADETANALAYGDKRRLEIGVVLATDPELVLFDEPTAGMSVEETRETIDLIEDVLVDQTLLLIEHDIELVMELSDRITVLNRGEILAEGTPEEIAENQNVQDAYLGGMIE
- a CDS encoding ABC transporter ATP-binding protein, encoding MSSEPLLAVEDVDAGYGETTVLRELSMSIDEGEIVSLVGRNGAGKTTTLRSIVGILTPTSGTVTYRGTDVTALEATETVRRGLALVPEERRIFPELTVEENLELADYGGASGVDSLSVGEALETFENLQERASNPGSSLSGGEQQMLAIARALVGGADLVLLDEPTEGLAPYIVRDVMDIVEDLNDRGITVLLVEQNVRVCLELADRNYLINQGEIVYEGTSAELEDDEEVLDRYLGVTV